One Salvia splendens isolate huo1 chromosome 1, SspV2, whole genome shotgun sequence genomic window, GAAGCATTTGATAAGGGAGAAGAAGTAGATGCACCCAGACCATCCTACCAAATCATATTCATATTGGTAACTATTCAAGCAACAGAAATATTATTTGCTTCTACATATCACAATTACATCTTATACAACAGAATTTCAAAACACCCGAAAGTGCTACTCCCCAAAATTTATTATTTGCTTTGCAACATCAAGTAAATGTATCTAATATGTAGCGTATATAAGAATCCCCAAAATTACACAATAATCCAGTGAGTAGATACTGGTCAAAACTGCACTTAGAACATCAATAAAAATGTCTTCCCATCTTGGTATCTGAAGAATAAAAGCAATCAACAGACAGACTCATTACCTCCATGCTGGGTAGGAAAACTGGACAATCCATTTGGATTAGTACCAGGCATTAGGGACTTAGCAAACAGCTGGATGCCTTGAAATCTTAGTAAGACAGCCTGAGGAGTTGTCTTTGTGCTTTGAGTAACATCTAACAGCAAGGATAAAATAAAACCACTGGAAGACTGGAGCTCCTTGTATAAAGAACCAATGCTGTAATTTGGACTCAATGAATTCTTTCTAGATCGAGCTGCAATTTCAGCTGAGATAAGGGAGTACTTCAGCGTGTCCCATATAATCAATGGATGACTTACCCTACCAGTCTCTAAAATCTTAGCTTGTTTAGGATAATACATCGCACATAACAAACGAATGATAGGTTCAAGATTTGGCTTTATCGTTAACTTTCGTGTTGGTACAATTTTTAGACTCTCCTGATCTCCAGCAATATTTGCAGCTGTTTGTAAGAGTGATAAAGCATCTTGGAGGCGAAGAGAATGGCCGGTGGCGGAGAAATTTAAATGGCTACTCACACCTGTAAAATTAATGGTTGAACCAGCAGACGGCTGAGGTATCCTTGTTTTATCTCCTGGCAAAACTGGCAGTACAGAATTAGCAAGTCCCCGACACACCGGACAAAGGAACTCTCCCTGCCAAAACATGAGAACATTACCAAAACCATCTTATTGTCAACAGCCAAAGTTCAGAAAATAGAAAAACTCTACCTGTTCTGGATCCACAATGTGGCCCCCTTCAAATACAATTCTTCTATTGAATCTGTAAAACATGGACAGGAAATTACACTCCTATTAAAGGCAAGTATATATGCCAATAGAGGTACCAAATGAAAGATCAATCACTAAGACTTATGAGTAATACTTATAAGCTTAAACACACTGGGCAGAAGAGTGACTGCTTTTCTAAAACAACATTTCTGGTAAGCACTGAAATCCAAGATGCCCATCCAAAGCATATAAATAGATTTCACAGGAATCTGAGACCAGCAGAGGTGCACCTTAATTATGATTACTATTACATCATACTTTCATTCTTCTCATTTGATAAAGAAGTGTTATAAGAAAAACAtcaatcaagaaggaaataaatGAACTATCCCTTCGATGAGTCACGAGAGGAGCGAATCAGAAAAGGTTAATGATTGTTAGGATAATATCCCAAGGAATGTATCTGGGGGGGGGGGGATCTTAAGGGACTAGTTGATCTAGAAAGTAAAAAATTGGAATACCAAGCAACCAGATAGAATAAATAAGAATGCAACCATCATACAATGAATTACAGAAATGGAGAAGGGGACCTGATTGAACAGCTGGAAAAAACTTTTCAGAGAAAAACAAATTCGAAGGGCCAAGAAAAATGGTAGCAGGTTTTTGCTGTTACCAAACATTTACAAAGTGGCACTTTCTAAGAAGATATTCAAGACCCAGGACGAAGTTGAAGAGCCGGGCTATTGGTGTTCAAGCAGCAATTCACTATCAGAATGAGAGCATGAAACAAGATTAGAGACCTATTACATTGCAATATAATGTTAACCTTTAACTACAACCAAGAGGCATTATGAAAATGTAATAAACCAACTCTGGTAAACAGGCAAATATTTTTGTCACCCCAGTGATGGAGATTAGAACATTTGCATGAGAGAGATGCTCATCGACCTCAAGTTATGTACAAGAATTAAAGAAGTTTCTACATCTCCATGGACTGTACGTTTAAGGTTCCCATGATGTGAAAAGTAGCAAATCACATCCAAAATTATTGTCAGAGAAAGACATGACAACCAGGTGTAGTTCAATAGCAAATCAAGATTCTAATCATAACAAGTCAAGCTTATGCAATTGAGACAAGCTATAATTGTTCATAATGCAGGTTTTTTTCCTTATGTGTTATTGAAAATCATTTGTATTGTTGTATCAGGTACTTCCTGTCACATACAAATAATCCAGAATATGATAAGAGGTGATTTACTAGTACTACCGTGAAATTTGCGCTTCCATATACATAAAACACTAAGAGCTATGATTCAGTCTTCATCCCAATGGTTTGGATGAAAAAATTTGAGCAAATAACAGGCTTTTAACATGCCTAATTCATCAATTTCTTCAAGTTAATACTCTCAGCGATCTGTCAATGACTCAATAATAAAGGCAAAAAGTGTGTTTCAACGCTGAAAAGAGGGGAAGAAGTGGGGATCATATAGGTCTACCTCTCCCTTAGTGATGATAAATAGCGATCCAGACATACTTTATGCACAGCATGTCCACATGAAGAAACATAAATTCCATCAGCATCAGTCGGCCTAAAGTTATCATATCCGGGATGCAGTACACCAGATTTCAATTTCATCCAATCGCTGCAAGAGCCGTTCTGTGAAGCCAAAGGGTTATCCTGTGGCTCTTTCGACAAACCAGCCATGTATTTACCAAACAGAAGAGATTCGGAACAGCCGCTTCTTTTGCTACTGCTTCCAGTGGTTGAACAATTTTCAGCATCTTTGCGAGAATCGGAACCATTTGTACTGGATTGGAACCTTCTTATTGACAGATACATATCCTGTTCCAATGTCCCAAAAGATGATGTTTTGCTCTCCCTTGTGTCCTTCAAAACAGAAGGTAGTTGAATATTCTTAATGGTAGGGAATTGTGCTTTGACATACTCCGTAAAAGCATTCACTTCCTGCGGTTGTCCAGTAGAAGCAAAATCATTTAGAGCACTCTGAACCATATTTTTGAACTGAGACAACGAGACCTCTGAGCTATCAGGGACACTGCTTTGTGATAAAATATTGATCGGGGTCttatcatccaagacaagctcTTTACCAGACCGGCTAACTCGATCCCATAAAGGAGGGCCATGTTCAACCAAACTCAATAGCCTGGATTTCTTCATTCCAAAGTAATATAGAGTCAGAATGACATCAAGCTAGATTTATTTAATGCTTATTAGCTTAAGGTTAGATGGTGTGCACTGAAACCATAAGAATCAATTAGAATCtccatgacaaaaataaaaccAGATACATTCACTTACTTGGAGAAGAACCAAGTATGATACTGGATTCTTAGACTTAGGATCATGGCACAGGGAGCAGGTTACTTGAGCGGACTCCTGGGTGTCATTACTAACTTCAGAATCACATACTTCTTGCTCGGGGTTGGCATCTTCCATCTCATCATCTTTGCTGGAATTAAAGCTCTCCAGAAACTTGGATTGCTGGGCTCTCATCTTTTCCTGTACCGGTTTTAGATATGATGAGCAtcagaaagtgcatattctccTACTTTACATAAAAGCATTAAAAGCAAACACAAAGAATTGTAATAAAAAATCATTGTAGGACTTTCGTAACTAGAAACAATGTCATTCAGAAAAACTCCATCTCAACATTATTCAAGTTACAACCAACCAAACAATAAGCACCAACAAAGCAGCCATCAGATATTAGAGACAGTTACTGCAAAGATGAAAGAGACACACAAGTTGGAGCAAATAATCTTTAAACATAAATATCCCAAGTGCACTTATGCATCAACTGAGATAACAACGAATGGCTGGGTGTTTTCATATACCAAAAGACTCCATAAAAGTGCACAGCAGTCCATATTACCCAATAagtatagtactagtattaaattaGCTGACTCAAGTAATACatcaaaaacataaataaaatgtcTTACCAATATAGCAGTTTGTCTCTCACGAGACTTTGCTTTGCGTTTTTCACAATCTGATAAATCCATGTCGCTAGCATTATCATTCGAAAtagattttgaaaatttattagCTAATTGTGGTGCAAGTTTCTGCAATTTGGTCATGCATGCTGGTTCAAGTGCCACAAAGGCCTTGATTAAACCCATAACTACAGATGACAGATTAAAATCCCCAGCTTCCATGAAGTTTTGTGCATTTTCTTTCTCATGCGTCCGCATCAAAATGACAAGGATTGACAACAAGCTCTGATCACCATACTTGCTGGTAGGTATTTCTTCACTGGCAAATGCCAAAACTGGAATGATGTCACCCACATAACAAAATGGGTCACCCAATTCTTTCTGCAATCGACAGACATCCAGTGCAAGGGCCAACAAATGCAATGCAGTTAATAGGACACCATCCAGAGCACGCGGGGTAGCAAGCTTGTCAGAGAAAACACCATAAAACAGAACTGCACGGACAATTTGGAGAAGTGTCTTACAGGTAGCTATTTTAGCTATGCCCCTGAGAGGAGGATAAATTTTTGTCCATCTAGGAAGTTGGGCGGACATCGCCGAAACATTACAAAACAACAAGTATCTCTCTTCTGCTGCTTGTTGATCTCTCAAGTTCCAGCGAGGATGATATAAATCAAGGTCCTTCCAGTATGACGATCTTAGTTTATACATGCCCTGAAATTACTAAAAGTCAGCACAACTGCATTACACTTTACACCAATGACAGACATGATACTTCAATCTCGTACCTGTGTCATGCCAGATGGGTGAGAATATTCGGCAACTCTATCCAACACTTCTTGAAATTCGTCAGCTTCTGAAAGATCTCGAGGAAGAGACTTCACAAGCTGACTTCGAgtagcatctccaatagcaagCTTGTATACCAACTCTCTTTGTAAGCACTCGGCAGTTGTCAGCCCACAAAATCTTCGCTCTTTCACAATTTGTATCAGAAGAGTGAGCATTTCAGTAACTAGGGTCGGTTCATGCCTGAAAATTAAATTGCAAATCTATTTCCATGATTGAAACCCATGATGAGGGCCACAGATAGAAAATAATGGAATATACAAGCATGAATTATCTAGAATTGTGCGAGCCTACAAGGGGGCAAGGATAGCAAATAGTGGAATGTACAAGTATGAAATTATCAGAAACTGGGTAAACCACTGAGCAAACGTTAATCAATATCATCTGGAAACACCACTGCTTAAATACATTTTTCATTCTCCAAATAATGTTAAGGCAGATGCAACTACTTGTTAATATATGCTTTTATAATGTCATAACCTGATCACTATGAAGAAGGTAATACAGGAATGTTGTGTGAAATAGGGTGTCTCCCAATAGTTTTGGACATCAACGCCTAGTATCTTGTGTATGGAAACACGAGCTCTTCGCTAATTGACTAGTTCAAGCTGTATACTCGCACATAAAATATATCTTCAGAGTTCAGACCATTCTAAAACAGACATTTCATGCAACAGTGTCCACTTATTAAGtaggaaaaaaaatcatagGTTCATAATAGCTTTGCTTTGTAGCATAAATTGTTGTTTGCAGTGCTCTACCACATCTTAAGCAGGCATAATCCCCAAATATGTGCCTAGGAATATTAGTAAAACGAAGATAAGGTGAGAAGCATGTTTCTTTGTTTTGTACAAAACAATAGTAGATGAAACATTAGATGCAGCACATACACAAACTTGTTGCAGGGTTAATAGAAGATGATAGGAGATCGTTTCTCAATCAAAAATTGTACAAAAGAACAAGTTCAAGAAGAAACTACATACTCACTAGACTGATCAGTATTAAGAGTGATATAGTTTGATAGCCCAAAACGTTCAAGGATTCTTTGGACAAAAAGATCTGGTGGAGCTAAAGCAGCACAACACTGTAGCAAGAAGAGATCAGGTTCTTGGCCTTGCTCCGACCTGCATCAGGAAACCAAAGGGATTAAGCAATTCCCAGATTATGAAAAAGCAAAGAGAATTATTATCAGTAATACCACCAGTCGTGGCAATACATACCAGCGGACTGCACGGTACCACTCACTAAATAATAAGGGAGCATCCCCATTACTGCGCCACATTCCAGCATGAACCTGTGCACAGAACACCCTTATTCGCAGGGGATGCTCCATGACAAAGGAAGAAAACCCATAAGGGTGGGATCCATCCAGAATCTGGCAAAGGAAATCACCATGTCTGACAAATGAGTGATCTGCAGAAACAGAATCAGTACTCAGGACGCGCAACGATCCTTCACCGAAACTTTCTTTAAGTGCCCTCCGCAAAAGCATTGACAGGAGTCGGTGCAGCGGAATGTGTACAGATATTTCCTGTGATCCAACATCATATGTGATGTCAGGCCAATCTGATAAACTCAGAACTCGCAATCCTTCTGGTTCGGAAGAACTCTCTCCTTCGATGATGTTATCATCAGTACCACAATTCCTTAGTTGTCCCACAGGCTGGCTACTGTCAAACCCTACACCAAGATTCAAGCCACCATGAGATGGTGAAAACATATTATTTTCTAAGAGCCTCATTTAAATTGGTAGGATAACTACCTGATGAAGTGGATGATTTAAATATGTGTCTGCCTCTTCTAAACCTCGAGAGAGTTCTTTTTAAAGCCAAAAAGTTATTGCCAGAGCCATCACTTGTCTTCAGAGACAATGCATTGAGAGGACCCAATGTGTTGTCGAGTCCCAGCCAACTCTCAAGAGATCTCAAGCACTCATATACTAACCACAAAGCAGATGATGGGACAGGAAAACTATCAATAGCCTTGACCTCATGGCCAACTGCACCCTTTACTGTAGTACTACTGACGGAGCTTTCTTGAGATAGCCTTCCTACTTTGGCATGTCTCAGGCTGTCTTGGTCTTCATGATGTTGTTTATACATGCTGATAAATGTTTTATTATCATCGTTAACACTGACTGAGAAGGCCCCAGCCACTTGAAGAGAAAGAATGCTAGATATGGAATGACATAAAGCAAAAGGCAAATGAACATTCTCGTTTTCATCTTCTACGTGACTGCCCGTCTCTCTCTTTTGAGTGTTCATGCCTTGTACGGAAGCCAAGAGTCTCATCCAAACTCTAACCAGATCTCGTCTGCGTTGGCATAGATAATTGGGTACAACAGAATGGCTCATGACAAATCTAATATCTTCAACCACGCGAATAGTAGTTTCATATAGGTGTGCCCACTTATTAACCTGCAAAACAGCTACATTTAAACTTTTCCCAGTCTTAATGAACTCAAGAGTATCAGGACAAAGATTCAATAATACTACCATCTGCATACTTTAATAGCAACAGAAACTAGACCACAGATTGAGCCATGCCATTAATTTAGTCATTTCATTCAGCTAGTGTGAAAACATAGGCTGGGTAACCATTAGTATTTCTCCATAATCAAAATAGTTTATACCTGTCTAGGacttataatttttaagtttcGCTCAACATCTGTTCACCAAACATTTCAACTTGGTTAAAGATATGCGGTTAGATTATAGAAGACTTGACCTAACAAATTCAGCCAGGAGCAATTGTGAATTAATAGAAACTTACTAATCCATGTGTTTCCATCACCTAATGGTGATGCAAACAGAGGACTaacaaaatattcatcttttcaTTGTGACAAGATAATTTTCCAAATTAAAAGGAAACAGGATTTTCAATTCCCATACTATATAATTTAAACATAGTCATAAAAGGTCAGATGCTTCATCTGAACCTGAGGTAAAAAGAATATAAGTGAAGGCTCTACCAACACAAGTATGCGGATGGTAGAATCCTTGATGTGCCATTTAAATATACAACCCTCTGCATACTCTGAAACCTAACAAGCTTATTGATGTGCAATTTATAACAAAACCGTAACTATTTAAGCTCATGCACAAACAGGCTCAACTTCATCTGAAACGAAAGCACAATAAGAAACTATAataaaaagaacaagaaaataacTATTAATTTGCCACTGTACTTTTTCCACGGGAATAACCAACCATGGTCGCTATGAGATATAGTATGGGAAAATAAAATGAGTGATAAGAGAACAGCATATTTCCCAAGTTAAAATGTCGTAAATCACTTCACATACTAAAATAATGAAGCAGATGGAGCAAAGACCATTGCAACAATTTAGAACACAATAACTATCTGCGACATGACACATGAGGGTATTCAATCAAAAATCCAAGGTGAAGACCATCAACATCTCCAGAAATGCTTCAAATAGCATGTAACCCCCGAAAGCCATACTTATTGCAATCTATTAGGTCATACTTCATTGTACGTTAGATTTCTTGATTATCACCAGAGATGTGAAGCATCAATCATTTGATACGTATGTTTAGATTATCATCATTCTACATCTCCCAGGTATTTTGTCATATTTCACATATTTTCAATATGATAAGCAATCAATGTAGCAGACATCGGAAAACGTGCTGAGAAAAAAACTTGCTTAGTTCTTATAACTTTATCCATACAGTTCAGAAAAATATAAGCACAAGACAGCATACCAGCAGTTTTCCATCTTCATCAGAGCAATGAGTGAATATACTTCCCAAACATTGCAACAGCATACCTAGCAGATTCATTTCCTCTACAAGACGTGGGGTAAGAGTTGGTACAGTCAAAATTTGGACGGAGAATGTCGACAAAAGTGGATACTTTTTCAAAGCAGTGTCAGTGCCCTCATTTATGGCTGCAGTTACGATACATGGGTAATATAGTACAAAAACTTTAGAAAATTCATATTTAAATATTGGTTCCCCTAACATTTTGAGAAGTAGCTCTTGGAGCTTCGCAACCACATTAGCGTTCATGAACCTCTCAGACCTCAGCAGAACATCCAATAAACCTGCTGAATAATATACTCTCTGAGAAATAAAACTTAGCAAACTTTCACTGTGTTTACAGAAATCCAAAAGCATCCCCACCACACTGGAGGTCAGCTCCTCCGCACACTTTTCAGCAGCATGACCAACCACTCTAGGACCCTGTTCGGAGACATTTCTTGCAGAAAGTAATTTTTCTTTCCAGTAAATAAGTAAAGAATCCAGGACAGGCCCCAACGATTCTGCAACATGCTTGGGGAGTGGTTGAATCTGCTCAGCACCTTTGTGTTTTGAACAAAATCCTTCACGTTTCCATGCAGTAATGTCCCCACAATCACAGCACCCCCCACCAGTATATATGACAGAGTAGTCGTGGTCCTTGTGATTTCCATTCTCAAAACAAGGAACACAAATCGCACAAGTAGGGTCATGCTCACATGTCCGGCAGCGATATGCAATATCATTATTCCCCCAAACAGCCCCACAAACACCTcgctcattatcactcattttctCCAGCTGCTCCAGTGCCACTTGCGGCTCATCCTCAAACATCAACCACTGCAACCAAACCTCACTCTCGTGAAATGTATCAGTATCCACCTCCTCTTCAGCTGGTAATATAGCGGAAACCAACTGTCCAACAAGGGATCTGTTACTCCTTGCAAACTCAACAATGCCTCGAGGTCCTAGGTTCAGTTTATCCCTAGGAATATCCAGCCGCGAAAGCCTCTGGAATAAAGAATGAAGAATTCATATATACAATGAGGGATTCACGTGGAGCTCTACAGATTTCAGAGCAACAAGGAGCATCCCTAAAAATAACTAAAcagtaatttttcaaaataaatactagtaacaATTTAGACTGTAACTAGATCATGCAAAAAACCATTCATCCTAAATAACAATTTATTCCAAATTCGAGCCTCACTTCAGCACAAACAGAAAACACCAAAGTGTATAAATTTTCACAAGTAACACAATCCCTCAGATGGAAAATTCAATATTAGAATTCATCACCAAGAGCTAGGGTTCTCCCTAAAAAACTTCACGTTCCGGAATAATTCTCGTATTCTAATCATATTCAAGTACTACAAGATAACTAAAAATTCTCTCTAATATAAAACACCAAACCCTTAATGACACCAATTACAGTTCAGCTGGCGCAAAGACTCCAATCACTAAAACGATCTTCACAATACACCAAGCGCGATGAATTTGTCAACAGCAGGCGAAGTACCAACCTGAATAAGGAGATCAGAGTGCGTCACAACGGCGGATTCCGGCGGCGAATCAGTCGCCATTTGAAACAGCTTCCTAACCCGATCGATGCAAGAACAGTTGTTAAATCTGCAGGTATCACTCTCCAGGACTGAAGCTCAGCCTCACTCCAGACGCCCAAACACATATAAAGAGGTGCCAGAAAGTGCATCAATTTTGCGATTCGCAACGAATAATCTAAAAACCCTATGCGAGAATTCGATGATCTTCCAGATTTTGGAGTGTGTGTTTGTAGATGGCTGGGTTTGCACGTGTCGCTGCTTGAGTTGTAAAGGGAAATGACGGTGTAGCGTATACCTCACTGGAATCGTGTGCGTATTTTACATTTGTAGATAGGGTTATTAGTAGTTTTTATTATGGTAAGTAGAGTATTATTTCATATTACAAATAATCTTTTACTGATTTTGTAGTCCTTTATGCGATTCAAATGCAAACagaaaatattcaattttatttatttctatacaTTTGTTTGGATTGGAATTGTGGttgattttcaaaaaaaatattatgtcAAATATGAGGGATTTtggtaattatatatatatatatatatatatagaagtgatcaatgtcgaaccaattttaaacaCCGAACTAGAGATTAAATTAGGGCCCTtcatttttttgatcttgtggttaggattaaATTGCAATtaacttaatattttattcaataaacaCTTGCTGaggggtattttaggaaatcaatTCTTAACCTACATAACGTGATTCTCTTTATCTTAATCTCTTTGAATTTTCACGCAATTTTCTTCAATTCTCTCGCAATTCATGATCTGCTctgcgtcgatcttcttcaatctGCCATCCACGATCTGCGTGGATCTTCTTCATTCCACGTTCAATTCAATTTCCCAATATTCACGTTCAATTCACGCTGCAGTGTTTCATTCGTTTCGGGCTCATCAAAAGCTGTTGGACCTTAATTCACAAATTTTGCTTCAATTTCTCAATATTCCGACTCTCATGGAGAATATCGATAGATTGGGATCTACTTTAACAAATTCTGCGGTTGAAGACGGATTAGGATCTACATCAACAGGATCTACATCGATCAATGATGGATCGATTATGAATGATCTTAGAAATCCAGGAGGCTCTCTTTTTGATACGGATTCAGAGCCAGAATCAAATAATACCGCAGTTGAAGGTTGATGACTTTTTCTAATTGAGCAATGTGTTATATTCgatttttttcatgtttgtaGTGTAAAAAGATCAATAATGAAGTAAATGTCGAAAAAATGAGCTTAAAACTACGTTGGAAAGTTGATCGATGTGCTTAAAAATAATGAAGTAAAACAgatttttttcatgtttgtaGTGTATATGCGATCTGTACTCATAGTgaactaaattttatttatccTGAAGTAATAACAAGTTAAAATGAACTTCTGTTCTTGGTGAATATTAAATGCTGATATTATTGCAGTGTATATGCGATCTGtacttataatgaactaaattgTTGTTACTATGAAGTAATAAATAGTAAAACTGAACTTCTGTTCTtgtttgaatgaatatgttttgttttgtttaaattttccaCTAACAGTAGTTTGTATGTTTTATAACAGTGTCATACTTACCTGATTGTCCATCCCAGCTAAAGCCTTATATTGGACAGATTTTTCTTAGACTTGATGATGCTACTGAGTTCTATAATAAGTATGCACGACATGTTGGGTTTGACACTCGTAAACATGGATCAAAAAAGAAGGGGGATCATGTCACATGGTTGTATGTTGTGTGCAGTAGAGAAGGTCAGAGGAAAATGAAAATGCAAGGGCATAAGTCAAAACGTAGACGTTCTTCTAGGAAGTGTTTTTGCAAGGCTAAAATTGCTTTTAAgttttgtaaaggaattggtTATGTTGTCAATCAATTTGATGAAATAATAATCATGATATGGTGGAGTTACGCCATAAGCGATTCATGAGGCTGAATCGCAACATTGACCTATTACATCAGAAATTTATACTAGATTGTGCAAGTGCAAACATAGGCCCTACACTGACTTTTAAGTTACTGAATGAGGTTCTTGGTGGGCTGGATTATGTTGGTTGCACGGTTGTAGAAATTAGAAACTATAGGCGCGACTTGAGAGCATATACTAGTGGGGCAGGTGCACAAATGGTACTTAATGAGATGAGCCGGAAGAAAGAGAATTGTCCAGCATTCACCTATGATTTGGAGGTGAACTCTAAGGATATGCTCACTCGTCTTTTCTGGTGTGACCCCATTGCTAAGAAGAATTTCCATCTCTACGGTGATATAGTATCGTTTGACACAACCTATTCAACTAATAGGTACGAATAATATGTTGTTTATAATGATATGATTATTGATGTGATCAACTTGCATGTGCATGAAACATTTACTGAATTAATGTAATAACTCGACAGAATGTACTAGTCATAGTTAATAATGAATTAATAGTCCCCTGGAATGATGTGAGTGCAGAAGTATTTAGAAGTCTTACTAGGAGAGTAAAACTCTTTATGTCTGAAGTATTATACCTTACATAATGAACTATTTATAACATCCTTTTTGATAAATTGATGTAATACAGGTACTGCATGATATCTGCACCGTTCACAGGAAAAGACAACCATGGGAGACCTATAGCATTTGGTGCAGGCTTATTATCTAAAGAAAATGCTAATTCCTTCACATGGTTGTTTGAACGTTTTGTCAAATGTATGGGTTCTGCACCAAAATTGATCATTACTGGTCAGGATTTGGGAATGAAGGTTGCTGTGGAAAGAGTCCTTGTTGATACAAGACATCGATGGTGCATGTGGCACATCATGTTCAAGGTTGTGGAAAAGTTACCAAAGAATCTACTTGGCAATGAAGACTTGAAAAAGGAGTTAAACAATTGTGTGTGGTCTGAGTTGATAGAGCCTGAAGAATTTGATGAAGAATGGAATAAAGTAATGGAAAAATATGGGCTTAAGGACAATGAGTGGTTTTCCTCGATGTTAAACCTCACGGAAATTTTGGGTATGTATCCTTCTTTGGAAACATATTTTCTATACgctgaagtatttctgtcattATTCTAAAGTATATTTGTTAACTAATGAACTGCAGGTGCCTGCATTCTTTAGGGATTT contains:
- the LOC121750145 gene encoding E3 ubiquitin-protein ligase PRT6-like isoform X1, yielding MATDSPPESAVVTHSDLLIQRLSRLDIPRDKLNLGPRGIVEFARSNRSLVGQLVSAILPAEEEVDTDTFHESEVWLQWLMFEDEPQVALEQLEKMSDNERGVCGAVWGNNDIAYRCRTCEHDPTCAICVPCFENGNHKDHDYSVIYTGGGCCDCGDITAWKREGFCSKHKGAEQIQPLPKHVAESLGPVLDSLLIYWKEKLLSARNVSEQGPRVVGHAAEKCAEELTSSVVGMLLDFCKHSESLLSFISQRVYYSAGLLDVLLRSERFMNANVVAKLQELLLKMLGEPIFKYEFSKVFVLYYPCIVTAAINEGTDTALKKYPLLSTFSVQILTVPTLTPRLVEEMNLLGMLLQCLGSIFTHCSDEDGKLLVNKWAHLYETTIRVVEDIRFVMSHSVVPNYLCQRRRDLVRVWMRLLASVQGMNTQKRETGSHVEDENENVHLPFALCHSISSILSLQVAGAFSVSVNDDNKTFISMYKQHHEDQDSLRHAKVGRLSQESSVSSTTVKGAVGHEVKAIDSFPVPSSALWLVYECLRSLESWLGLDNTLGPLNALSLKTSDGSGNNFLALKRTLSRFRRGRHIFKSSTSSGFDSSQPVGQLRNCGTDDNIIEGESSSEPEGLRVLSLSDWPDITYDVGSQEISVHIPLHRLLSMLLRRALKESFGEGSLRVLSTDSVSADHSFVRHGDFLCQILDGSHPYGFSSFVMEHPLRIRVFCAQVHAGMWRSNGDAPLLFSEWYRAVRWSEQGQEPDLFLLQCCAALAPPDLFVQRILERFGLSNYITLNTDQSSEHEPTLVTEMLTLLIQIVKERRFCGLTTAECLQRELVYKLAIGDATRSQLVKSLPRDLSEADEFQEVLDRVAEYSHPSGMTQGMYKLRSSYWKDLDLYHPRWNLRDQQAAEERYLLFCNVSAMSAQLPRWTKIYPPLRGIAKIATCKTLLQIVRAVLFYGVFSDKLATPRALDGVLLTALHLLALALDVCRLQKELGDPFCYVGDIIPVLAFASEEIPTSKYGDQSLLSILVILMRTHEKENAQNFMEAGDFNLSSVVMGLIKAFVALEPACMTKLQKLAPQLANKFSKSISNDNASDMDLSDCEKRKAKSRERQTAILEKMRAQQSKFLESFNSSKDDEMEDANPEQEVCDSEVSNDTQESAQVTCSLCHDPKSKNPVSYLVLLQKSRLLSLVEHGPPLWDRVSRSGKELVLDDKTPINILSQSSVPDSSEVSLSQFKNMVQSALNDFASTGQPQEVNAFTEYVKAQFPTIKNIQLPSVLKDTRESKTSSFGTLEQDMYLSIRRFQSSTNGSDSRKDAENCSTTGSSSKRSGCSESLLFGKYMAGLSKEPQDNPLASQNGSCSDWMKLKSGVLHPGYDNFRPTDADGIYVSSCGHAVHKVCLDRYLSSLRERFNRRIVFEGGHIVDPEQGEFLCPVCRGLANSVLPVLPGDKTRIPQPSAGSTINFTGVSSHLNFSATGHSLRLQDALSLLQTAANIAGDQESLKIVPTRKLTIKPNLEPIIRLLCAMYYPKQAKILETGRVSHPLIIWDTLKYSLISAEIAARSRKNSLSPNYSIGSLYKELQSSSGFILSLLLDVTQSTKTTPQAVLLRFQGIQLFAKSLMPGTNPNGLSSFPTQHGDTMLYILENAELEAEYPDIQLWRQAHEPIIAHDAFSSFMWTLFCLPWPMLSCKESYLSLVHVFYVVSITQAILACYSTQKSIQTEVEVSDNLMSDIHRLIGKHQEAMKFFKSNLADSSHNIYDSIRILTFPYLRRCALLWKLINSSSMMPFGDEAHAWDRSPCTLDDMEYVTNVMEELLEVGELEKMFDIPTLDIIINDEVSRSTASRWVGHFCEVFEAHKSSQALRCTPAVPFKLMLLPHVYHDLLQRYFRKCCPACGVLMEEPALCLLCGTLCSPNWKTCCRASTCKTHALDCGAGIGVFLLIRRTTILLQRSARQAPWPSPYLDAFGEEDVEMHRGKPLFLSQERYAALTHMVASHGLDRSSKVLRQTTIGSFFMF